A part of Palaemon carinicauda isolate YSFRI2023 chromosome 8, ASM3689809v2, whole genome shotgun sequence genomic DNA contains:
- the LOC137645571 gene encoding long-chain-fatty-acid--CoA ligase ACSBG2-like, producing the protein MDLHKTVEDILSNTAIDIMKAIPATEPSWLKRNWLGLVCSGAVNFLIGAFYMRKAKKTVEEGLNENRELEYDLQNFLQRGEDLRIMLDQRDNEISSLKHELQEIKKRKEEEEEERRVTEELKHSMLTKLEEMKRKAEQIKKVQEKSKRDQEQLNNEISSLKEIIREQNNRLEVDKLKMEEFKKQEKKAADRERNLHDHIHLLRANVQRMTNVLHRLKNKHLEDFSRTQELLAEVENVAFDQNAEIEILQDLETEDETQKRESHKEEEEEVKEEKEEDEQKENEEEEESAYDDDQDEREDEPEENEVKEEENEVKEEENEVKEEVEEDALTNAAMKNGPDQILPASVLRTHIRTEPVQIRVEEGDPFKPLSVPSLFKDAVEKYKDCPAMCYKEGGQWQEITYGEYYRQVNLAAKAYIKLGLKRFRAVCIFGFNSPEWYVAHLAAIHAGGIATGLYITNGVEACTEIAEDADAQIFVVESSKEVSIIKAVEEKLNKKFVIVQYRGEADDDDVYSWKNLLEIGEQESDEELEERLKQIAINQCCLLVYTSGTTGVSKGVMLNHDNITWVARTGTAKLGIKPRELRLLSYLTPAHIAALMVDLYGSLVSGGVVYFAESTVFRGANMKLTLQDVQPTFFFSIPRGWEKFYELISLEMNAAPWIKRMIINLARSIGLKDSKMRQTGETKRPFGYGVADKIIFQKIKEELGLQQCTQFASGAGPIAPEIVEFFHSLGIILCESYGLSESTGPHTIGKSDAFRVGSCGQITDGYFTKILNPDEKGNGEILMKGRNITMGYVNKEQETMETVDSDGWLYTGDIGRKDSDNFLYVTGRIKRLIIGAGGYNIAPEPIEMKVKAKLPGVSFPVVIGDGKKFLTMILPIATEIDPYTGLPLDTLAPGTVKWCREIGSQANTIQDILDGPDENVTKAIQEAIDEVNKTARNHLYLIQKWAILPMDFSVMGGELTPTMKVRMEVVLKKYQDIIDDMYDV; encoded by the coding sequence ATGGATCTTCATAAGACAGTTGAAGATATATTAAGTAATACCGCGATCGATATAATGAAAGCCATTCCTGCAACAGAACCATCATGGTTGAAGAGGAATTGGCTAGGCTTAGTATGCAGTGGCGCTGTGAATTTTCTTATAGGAGCTTTTTACATGAGAAAAGCGAAGAAAACAGTAGAAGAAGGTTTAAACGAAAATAGAGAGTTGGAATATGATTTACAAAATTTTCTGCAACGAGGAGAAGACCTAAGAATTATGTTGGACCAAAGAGATAATGAAATCTCTTCTCTAAAACACGAActtcaagagataaaaaaaagaaaagaagaggaagaggaagagagaagagtaACAGAAGAGCTGAAACATTCTATGCTGACGAAATTGGAGGAAATGAAAAGGAAAGCGGAACAAATAAAAAAGGTTCAAGAAAAGAGCAAGAGAGACCAAGAACAACTAAATAACGAGATCTCTTCTCTGAAGGAAATCATCAGGGAGCAAAATAATAGACTGGAAGTAGATAAACTGAAGATGGAAGagtttaaaaaacaagaaaaaaaagctgCCGATCGGGAGAGGAACTTACATGATCATATTCACCTGCTGAGAGCCAATGTGCAGAGGATGACTAACGTTCTTCACAGATTGAAAAATAAACATCTTGAGGACTTTAGCCGAACGCAAGAACTATTGGCTGAGGTCGAAAATGTGGCATTTGACCAGAATGCAGAAATTGAAATCTTGCAAGACTTAGAAACGGAGGATGAAACACAAAAGCGGGAGAgccacaaggaggaggaggaggaggtaaaagaagagaaggaggaagacgaGCAGAAGGagaatgaagaggaagaagaatctgCCTATGATGACGACCAAGATGAACGGGAAGATGAGCCTGAGGAGAACGAAGTGAAGGAGGAGGAGAACGAAGTGAAGGAGGAGGAGAACGAAGTGAAGGAGGAGGTAGAGGAAGATGCTTTAACCAATGCAGCAATGAAAAATGGACCGGACCAGATTTTACCAGCAAGTGTTTTGAGGACACACATTCGCACGGAACCTGTACAAATTCGCGTTGAGGAGGGCGACCCATTTAAACCGCTCTCAGTCCCCTCCTTATTCAAAGATGCGGTAGAAAAATATAAAGACTGTCCTGCTATGTGCTATAAGGAAGGGGGCCAGTGGCAGGAAATCACTTACGGCGAATATTACAGGCAGGTGAATCTCGCTGCTAAGGCCTACATAAAATTAGGTCTCAAGAGATTCCGTGCAGTTTGCATATTTGGCTTCAATTCTCCAGAGTGGTACGTGGCCCACCTGGCTGCCATTCACGCAGGAGGCATTGCAACTGGCCTTTATATCACAAACGGCGTTGAAGCCTGTACGGAAATAGCAGAGGACGCAGATGCCCAAATATTTGTCGTGGAAAGCAGCAAAGAGGTGTCAATAATAAAAGCGGTTGAGGAAAAATTAAACAAGAAATTCGTAATCGTACAGTATAGAGGGGAAGCAGATGACGACGACGTATATAGCTGGAAAAATCTACTGGAGATCGGAGAGCAGGAATCGGACGAAGAGCTGGAGGAAAGACTGAAGCAAATAGCCATCAACCAATGCTGCCTCCTTGTATACACCTCCGGCACGACTGGCGTATCCAAAGGTGTAATGCTTAACCACGATAACATCACATGGGTGGCCCGCACAGGTACAGCAAAATTAGGCATCAAACCACGGGAATTACGCCTTCTAAGCTACCTAACGCCCGCTCACATCGCGGCTCTTATGGTCGATTTATACGGATCCCTTGTGTCGGGTGGGGTGGTTTACTTCGCTGAGAGCACCGTCTTCCGGGGTGCCAATATGAAGCTCACGCTGCAGGATGTACAGCCCactttcttcttttctattccgCGAGGCTGGGAGAAGTTTTACGAATTAATCTCCCTTGAAATGAACGCCGCTCCGTGGATTAAAAGAATGATTATCAATTTGGCTCGGTCAATTGGCCTTAAGGACAGTAaaatgagacagactggagaaacTAAGAGACCATTTGGGTATGGCGTTGCAGATAAGATCATCTTCCAGAAAATAAAAGAGGAACTTGGCTTGCAGCAGTGCACGCAATTCGCTTCTGGCGCTGGTCCCATAGCACCCGAAATTGTAGAATTTTTCCACAGTTTAGGAATTATTCTTTGCGAAAGCTACGGATTATCTGAGTCAACTGGACCACATACTATCGGCAAATCCGATGCCTTCAGGGTTGGTTCGTGCGGTCAAATAACTGACGGATATTTCACAAAAATATTAAATCCTGATGAAAAAGGAAATGGGGAGATACTGATGAAGGGTCGCAATATCACCATGGGTTACGTGAACAAAGAGCAGGAGACCATGGAAACCGTGGACAGCGACGGATGGTTATACACGGGCGACATAGGCCGAAAGGACAGCGATAACTTCTTGTATGTCACCGGCCGAATCAAGCGATTGATCATCGGGGCAGGAGGATATAACATAGCCCCTGAGCCCATCGAGATGAAGGTCAAAGCTAAGCTGCCTGGAGTTAGTTTCCCAGTAGTAATTGGCGACGGAAAGAAGTTCCTAACGATGATCCTTCCAATTGCGACTGAAATTGACCCCTACACTGGGCTGCCCCTTGACACGCTGGCACCGGGTACTGTCAAGTGGTGCAGGGAGATAGGATCGCAGGCTAACACCATACAGGATATTCTAGACGGACCTGATGAGAATGTAACGAAAGCCATTCAAGAGGCTATAGATGAAGTTAATAAAACGGCAAGAAACCATTTATATTTAATACAGAAGTGGGCCATTTTGCCAATGGACTTTTCCGTAATGGGGGGAGAACTGACTCCGACAATGAAGGTCAGGATGGAAGTAGTTTTGAAAAAGTACCAAGATATTATTGATGACATGTACGATGTCTAA